From Symbiobacterium terraclitae, a single genomic window includes:
- the istA gene encoding IS21 family transposase, whose amino-acid sequence MRKIKEVLRLKWEVGLSARQIARSLSVSHSTVLDLLRRFERSEITWPLPEIDDSALEAALYPGNPETRVERPLPDMAYIHRELARKGVTLQLLWWEYKQNQPDGLQYSQFCQRYREWREKLDVVLRQQHRAGEQMQVDFVGGSLPIHDRETGEVLQAQIFVAVLPASNYTFAKVCPSQSLRSWIAAHCDALEFFGGAPEVIVPDNPKAGVTRACRYEPDLNPTYADMASHYGAAVIPARPRKPKDKAKVENAVLVVERWILAALRNRTFFSLREADLAVREAVEKLNNRPFQKLEGTRRSLYETLDKPALKPLPPKRYEYAEWRKAKVNMDYHVEVDRNYYSVPYQLVGETLDIRFTDGLIEALLRGKLVACHPRATGRGRYVTQIQHMPAAHRRHREWTPSRLVGWAESVGPQTVKLVTTILEQKPHPEQGYRSCLGIMQLGKKYGLERLEAASARAVISGAYSYSSMKSILASNLDQAPLPAPPDEQATPVHQNLRGPEYYAQGGQ is encoded by the coding sequence ATGCGCAAGATCAAAGAGGTCCTTCGCCTGAAGTGGGAGGTCGGGCTTTCTGCCCGACAGATCGCCCGCAGCCTCTCGGTCTCACACAGTACCGTGCTCGACCTGCTTCGGCGCTTTGAACGTTCGGAGATTACCTGGCCGCTGCCCGAGATCGACGACAGTGCGCTCGAGGCCGCGCTCTACCCGGGAAACCCTGAAACTCGTGTAGAACGACCGCTGCCTGACATGGCGTACATCCATCGAGAGCTGGCCCGCAAAGGGGTCACCCTGCAACTCCTCTGGTGGGAGTACAAGCAGAACCAACCCGACGGGCTCCAGTACAGCCAGTTCTGCCAGCGGTACCGGGAATGGCGTGAGAAGCTCGACGTCGTGCTGCGGCAGCAGCATCGAGCTGGAGAGCAGATGCAAGTGGACTTTGTGGGAGGCTCCCTCCCCATTCACGATCGGGAGACCGGAGAGGTCCTACAGGCTCAGATCTTCGTCGCCGTACTGCCGGCCAGCAACTACACGTTCGCCAAGGTCTGTCCCTCGCAGAGCCTTCGGTCGTGGATTGCCGCACACTGTGACGCCCTGGAGTTCTTCGGCGGCGCACCGGAGGTCATCGTGCCGGATAACCCCAAGGCTGGCGTCACCAGGGCCTGCCGCTATGAGCCGGACCTCAATCCCACCTACGCGGACATGGCCAGTCACTACGGTGCTGCTGTCATCCCTGCAAGGCCCCGCAAGCCCAAGGATAAGGCGAAGGTCGAGAATGCCGTGCTGGTCGTGGAGCGGTGGATCCTCGCGGCTTTACGGAATCGCACCTTCTTCAGTCTCCGCGAGGCGGACCTTGCCGTTCGGGAGGCGGTCGAAAAACTCAACAACAGGCCATTTCAGAAGCTCGAAGGTACCCGCCGCAGCCTGTACGAAACACTGGACAAGCCGGCCCTCAAGCCATTGCCGCCCAAGCGGTATGAGTACGCAGAATGGCGCAAGGCCAAGGTGAACATGGACTACCATGTCGAGGTCGACCGCAACTACTACAGCGTTCCCTACCAGCTGGTGGGCGAGACGCTGGACATCCGGTTCACTGACGGTCTCATCGAGGCCCTGCTCCGGGGAAAGCTCGTGGCCTGCCATCCCAGAGCTACGGGCCGGGGTCGGTACGTCACCCAGATTCAGCACATGCCTGCCGCCCACAGGCGGCATCGCGAGTGGACTCCCTCCCGGTTGGTGGGCTGGGCCGAATCGGTTGGACCGCAGACAGTCAAGTTGGTGACCACCATACTGGAGCAGAAGCCACATCCCGAGCAGGGTTACCGGTCTTGTCTGGGAATCATGCAGCTTGGTAAGAAGTACGGCTTGGAACGACTTGAAGCCGCATCGGCTCGTGCCGTCATCTCAGGGGCGTACAGCTACAGCAGCATGAAGTCCATCCTCGCCAGCAACCTGGATCAAGCCCCGCTTCCCGCCCCACCAGATGAGCAGGCCACTCCTGTGCACCAGAACCTACGGGGACCCGAGTACTACGCACAAGGGGGGCAGTAG
- a CDS encoding DUF3024 domain-containing protein, giving the protein MVQFRFDPEQGNWTLYEADPNRRWFAWDLVQPSPDLAELLRHVHVSAAGIIVG; this is encoded by the coding sequence ATGGTGCAGTTCCGATTCGACCCAGAGCAGGGCAACTGGACGCTGTACGAGGCAGATCCTAACCGACGCTGGTTTGCATGGGATCTGGTCCAACCCTCACCAGACCTGGCCGAGCTTCTTAGGCACGTGCATGTCAGCGCCGCAGGGATTATCGTCGGTTGA